Part of the Vibrio celticus genome, GTGAGGTTGATCACTCGTTCGACACGAAGTTTAGTTTTAACGCCAGAGGGTGAGCGCTTTTATCAGTCGAGCATGCAGATGCAAGAGATCATGAACCAAGCTGAGTTAGAGGTTTCTGCCAATCAGGATTTGATCCGAGGGCAGTTGAATGTTGTGTTGCCTGTCGAATTGGGGCATCAAGTATTAGCCACATACATCCACAGTTTCCTAAAAGAGCACCCAAACGTGACTTTGAACTTAGAACTGTCGAATCGAGAAGTCGACATCATTGCGGAGGGGATCGATCTTTACGCGCAAATTGGTGAGTTGGTGGATTCGAGCTTGGTTTCTCGCTACCTCACAACATCAAAGCGAGTATTGGTAGCCAGCCCTGAGTATTTAGAGCAGTTCGATGAAATCTCTTCGCCCAATGATCTTAAACCGCCATTCAGAATGATTGAGGTCGTGAACAAGGCCGCGCGTCTACCCAAGTGGCATTTACAATTAAAAGGCGGAGAGTCGATTTTGATCGATCTACCGTGTCAGTTGCGGGTGAATACCATCACGGCATGCCTAACAGCGTGTGTGGATGGGCTCGGCTTGGCGGTGCTTCCTGAATTCATTTGTCGGGAACATTTCAAGACAGGTAAGCTGATTCGCTTGTTACCTGAATATGAGATGCCAGAAGTTTCAGTAAGCCTAGTGTATGCAGACAGGCAGTTGATGCCCAAACGTAAGAAGGTCTTTATCGACTATCTACTGACTGCCTTTCAAAATAGGAAGCAAAAGTAACGGGGTAAATCTTAGTGGTAAAGTGCTTAGGCTTCCTATTATTCGTTATTGTCTAAACTGTATCGAAGCTAACTATGATTGGGCTGCCAGTCGACGACTTGTCCATTCGCTAATATAGCTTTGACTGATAGGCCAGCAATATCGATACCGTTGTGACGAAATGCCTTGTTAGAGAAGTTGGCAATGATCTTACTCCCGTCACTAAACTCAGTTTGTTGAACATCGCCGTTTTTATCTAACCATTCGAAATCGACCAACTGTTTATCCCATAACTGTTCGTGCATTGGTTCAAAGCCATCTTGATAGTGTTTGAGTGCTTTGATTCTCGGGCTTGAACTTGATAAAGCTTCATCTCTGGTCAAGTGAACCATCGCTGGTGTGTTGTATAGCATGGCGGTTAAGTCACGTTCTGCTTGTACATTAGTGAACTTAAGGCTGTCTGAATGCCAATGGTGCGTATTGATTACTTCATCATGGAAAACGGCTTGGTAAAGTGGAATTCGATATTGTGGCGAAAACAGTAGCGACTTATAGGGCTCTTTAACCTCGGCCGGCTTAAAGAAGAAGTCAGGCTTGTGGTCTGGGTACCAACGACCTAAGTAATAGGGAGATTGGCGGTTTTCTTTCATGTCTTTATCTGTCCAACCAAAACCAACCGTTTCTAAGCCGTGTGCAAACGCGATGCCTTTTGTTGTTAGGCTATTGCCGTCTTCAGATCCTAATACTAACGATGGTTGCTCGCTAAGCCACTGCATTCGGTTGTTGAAGGAAGAAAGCATGTCCGACTCGTTTGTATTGCCATTTCCATTGCTGTTGCTATGACTGTCTATAGAGCCGCTGTAATCTTCACGTGCCATGGCGGTTGCATCAACATCCAAGAACAAGCTGTTGAAGTTGCCGAATTTCATAATGTCTTGAGCGCGCTGCTTTACGTAATCTAAATGGCAATTCGGATTAAGATAGAATCCGTTACCTCGAAACCCTTTTTTTAGGCTGCCATCCGCTAGTTCAATGGCACAACTCTCACGCATCGGCTTTGGTAATTGAGCGGTTAGCCAGTTGTCGTTCAGCTTCGCAGGAATGGCTGTGTTGTAGGAATCGTAGGTGCCGACCAGATATCCGGACTGTTTTGCCAGAGCCACGGCGTTAGGTTGGTAGAATGCTGGCATCCAATTATCGAATCCTAGCCACAGTTTGTTTAAACCAGCCTTATTTAGATTAGCGACCATGTCTGAAGACAACGCTTGTCCCCAAGTCTCTGACGAGTTTAGGTACGGAGAAGCGTGCTTTAGCAACCAGTTCTTTTTATCCTGTGCTGCTTTGTATTGCGCTTTAATCGTGTTGTCTTCGAGTGTCGGATTACCAACAGGATATAACACCTGCAATGACTGGCTAATAGAGTCCAACAATAGTTGTTTGTGATACTGACTGAACCAATCTTTACCCTTAGATAGTGACGACAGTTCTCTTTTCGCTTCCGCAGAAACGCTTAGTTTAGAGCCCTCTAGATACCATGTTTTAAATCCCCACCAGTTACTCACATCTTGGATGCTTAATGGGTCTTTGCCAAATAGGTAAACGTGGCTCGCGCCGATCAACTTAGTCACATCTGGATTGCGCTTTTGCTTTGCTACAAGCGTTTCAGACTGGTCATTATTGATGCGCCAATCGCGGTATTGTTTGGCACCATCTAACCACGACTCTCCGAGGGTGATACGAACAATAAAAGGCTGCGATTGATTGAGCATCGTAAATTGGTGTGATGCCTTCATGTCAATTTTGGTCTTGGAATTTGTTGAAGTATCAGAGGATACCTCTGAGAAGAGCAGTTGATTGTTGGTTGCATTAATCATCTTATAGCTAATGAAGTGGTCGTTCTGTTGTGCTGTCCAAAAAGGCATCTTTAGGTCTTGAGTGGTGTTGCTTCCAGAATGGTTGTCAACTAGATAACTACCCCAAAGCTTGTTATCAGTAGGTACGCGCATGCCTTCACTAAAGGGTAGAAATAGTGTCTGAGTTCGTTGTTCTGCAAGATCAAACCACGCCAACTCGATTGGATCGTTTCGTTTCACCTGTATATTCGAAGGTAAGCTGAACTGAAAAGTGAGTTGGTCTTGATTAAGCTCTGCCTCAACGTTTATCCCACTGGGTACTAAGGTCCAAGTGGCGATTTTTACTGAGTCAGCTTTATCGGAAAAGCCAATAACCAGATTGGTCGCTTTCTGTGGTTTGCTATCAACGGTGAGAGCAGCGCTGTTAACGCTTAAGCCGTTCCAATCTATCTCTAGAGTATTCGATGATATAGAGACGGTATTGCTGGTAGTGGCGTTAGCATTGTCGCGAATACTGCTGCCGCTGACGCTGCTATTACTGGTGAGCGTTATTTGGCTCGCTTGTGCATTGGATGAAAACAGACAAGCTGTTGTTAGAGCCACAATGGCACAAGTGCAAATATTGAGTGGGTAACGTACGCTGAGCATATTTAGATTCCGTAAAGGGTAAGTACGGTTATTACACCTAAGTAGCGCTAGTGCTTTGTCACCTATATGTCTCTATTTTCTGTTTGGCTTTAGTGGTTTTCCATTAGAAAGGCACGGCGACGCGCTGCACATATTGGACTTCAATAGCGCCTTGGTATTCAAACATTTCAACCGAAGCACTCAAGTGCTTGGCTTTAGTTCCAAGTGGACCTTCTGTGGGAACGGGTGCTTGCGCTGTTTTGATTGGCACTTTGTAACCTAACAGGTTGTAGTTTTCATCAAACCATTGCCAACTCACATTAGCGTCAGGGCAGTTGTCGATCTCCTTTGGAGGTGAGAGCACGATATGTGGTTCGCTGAGTTTATTTTCGAGCGTCAGCCATCGATTACTGTCATTTAAAGCGACAATAATAGGGTAGTGGTTTGAACCTATCTTTAGTTGATAAACACCAGATTCGGGTTTGATGAACATTTCGTTGGTTTCAATCTCTTGATACTCATTATTGGAAGCGAGTTGCCCATTGAGAAGGACTTTACCTTTAGGTGATACCAAAGAAAGAGTTTGGGTTTCTAAGCCTTTGTTGAGTTGCTCGGCAGAGAC contains:
- a CDS encoding LysR family transcriptional regulator, whose amino-acid sequence is MDLNAVTVFTQVVDCGSFTHAAEALNMTKSTVSRKLDELEQHLGVRLITRSTRSLVLTPEGERFYQSSMQMQEIMNQAELEVSANQDLIRGQLNVVLPVELGHQVLATYIHSFLKEHPNVTLNLELSNREVDIIAEGIDLYAQIGELVDSSLVSRYLTTSKRVLVASPEYLEQFDEISSPNDLKPPFRMIEVVNKAARLPKWHLQLKGGESILIDLPCQLRVNTITACLTACVDGLGLAVLPEFICREHFKTGKLIRLLPEYEMPEVSVSLVYADRQLMPKRKKVFIDYLLTAFQNRKQK
- a CDS encoding glycoside hydrolase → MLSVRYPLNICTCAIVALTTACLFSSNAQASQITLTSNSSVSGSSIRDNANATTSNTVSISSNTLEIDWNGLSVNSAALTVDSKPQKATNLVIGFSDKADSVKIATWTLVPSGINVEAELNQDQLTFQFSLPSNIQVKRNDPIELAWFDLAEQRTQTLFLPFSEGMRVPTDNKLWGSYLVDNHSGSNTTQDLKMPFWTAQQNDHFISYKMINATNNQLLFSEVSSDTSTNSKTKIDMKASHQFTMLNQSQPFIVRITLGESWLDGAKQYRDWRINNDQSETLVAKQKRNPDVTKLIGASHVYLFGKDPLSIQDVSNWWGFKTWYLEGSKLSVSAEAKRELSSLSKGKDWFSQYHKQLLLDSISQSLQVLYPVGNPTLEDNTIKAQYKAAQDKKNWLLKHASPYLNSSETWGQALSSDMVANLNKAGLNKLWLGFDNWMPAFYQPNAVALAKQSGYLVGTYDSYNTAIPAKLNDNWLTAQLPKPMRESCAIELADGSLKKGFRGNGFYLNPNCHLDYVKQRAQDIMKFGNFNSLFLDVDATAMAREDYSGSIDSHSNSNGNGNTNESDMLSSFNNRMQWLSEQPSLVLGSEDGNSLTTKGIAFAHGLETVGFGWTDKDMKENRQSPYYLGRWYPDHKPDFFFKPAEVKEPYKSLLFSPQYRIPLYQAVFHDEVINTHHWHSDSLKFTNVQAERDLTAMLYNTPAMVHLTRDEALSSSSPRIKALKHYQDGFEPMHEQLWDKQLVDFEWLDKNGDVQQTEFSDGSKIIANFSNKAFRHNGIDIAGLSVKAILANGQVVDWQPNHS
- a CDS encoding DUF2861 family protein, whose protein sequence is MKVTSLAALLCTLPFASHAAWFTDTPLQHTYQSLLDDQPQVAWQELQIALDQQTLDSELWLPVKQEILSQTQCGTSLKQSAEPKHHIQVSFIRRYGLSSHGYQIKVSAEQLNKGLETQTLSLVSPKGKVLLNGQLASNNEYQEIETNEMFIKPESGVYQLKIGSNHYPIIVALNDSNRWLTLENKLSEPHIVLSPPKEIDNCPDANVSWQWFDENYNLLGYKVPIKTAQAPVPTEGPLGTKAKHLSASVEMFEYQGAIEVQYVQRVAVPF